The window ATTTCTCATTCACTTCCATTGTGTATGCAAATTCTGCAATGCCAAAATGATTCCTTATTTACTTTTCTGGACAGTTGCATATTAAGCAAGAACACTTCGTTAATGGTATAGGTTAGACTGCCGCTGTAACAATTTAACATGTCACTTTTTATGGGAAGGTAGTATGTTTTGCCAATAATATGAAATGAGAAAAAATTGAGGAAACTAACTGTAAATAGTTACCTGGAGCAGTGTATCCAAATGTGCCTGCAAATGAAGTCCAATTGGAAGAATTGGGCTTCAAAATTTTAGCTGTGCCAAAATCAGAGATGTAAGCGTTGTATTCTAAATCCAGCAGAATATTCTTGCTTGATATGTCTCGATGAACAATTGGAGGCGAGCAATCATGGTGCATATAGGCTAAAGCATCTGCTACACTCGTGACAAGATTTACCCTTGCAATCCATTCAAACATAACTACTTCTTTGTCATTGTGCAGTAGCTTTTCTAAGCTTCCCCCTTCCAGAAACTGGTAAACCAAGAATGAGTGGCGTGGATGTCGGCAAAAACCATAGAGTTTGACAATGTTTCGGTGGCGAATTTCTGAGAGTGCATGGATCTCACTCTCAAACTCCTTGAGATTTGCTACCCCACTACCATCCTGTAGCGTGTGAATTTTCTTCACTGCAACAATCTGGCCTGTTTGCAGCTCAGCTTTATAAACACTTGCATGCCTTCCTGCTCCTACACAATATTGAGAGTCAAATTCCTCTGTAGATTCAATGATGTCCTCATATACCAATTTCCCATCATAGCTCCATATTGAAAAGAGATTCTCAGTTTGTACTTCTCCTGGCATTTTCTGTTTTTCTCTTGTGGTCTGGTGATGGCGACGAGTGTAGAGAATCCCAACTACAATGAAAACAAGAAACAGGGTTCCAAAAATGGGGACAGTGATCAAATGACGTTCACATTATGCTCTTCCCCCTTTCTTATTGTAGATGAGCATGCCTTCAGACCTGTAGCATTACCACACAAGCCTTTGTTATTCCCTAAAGCTTCAACCGGAGCCTCCGTGAATGCTTTATTATTGGGAAGAGGACCCTCCAATTGATTGTAGGATATGTCAACAACCGTCAAACTTAGCATATCATCAAAAGTGGATGGCAAGGAACCAGAGAGCTCATTGTGAGAGAGATTCAATGCTTCCAAGTTTCCCATTTCTGCAAACTGTGGTTTTATCTCTCCTCTCAGTAAGTTATGACTCAGATCGAGAACCTGAAGATACTGTAAGCGGCCAATCTCTGAAGGCATATTCTCTGTGAATCTATTCATGCTCAAATTCAAGTTCAACAGCTTTGAGTACCCACTTAATTGCTCAGGAATTGTTCCAGTGAGACTGTCTGCTGCTAAGTTGAGTTGTTCAAGATTGGAAAGATCTCCCGATTTCCAAAGGAATACTTCCTGAAAGTTTATTACCACCAAGGTTAAGGACGAATAGTGATTCTAATCTCCCCAGTTCTTTGGGAACATTCCCAACTAGATAATTGGAGGAGAGGTCGAGCACTCGAAGCGGAAGTGATTCCCCAAGTTGTGGAGGAATTCCTCCGGAAATCCTGTTATTAGATATTTTCAAGCTTTGCAGACTTTGGCACCGCACCCACTTTGGAGAAATTTCCCCATAGAAACTGTTATAGCTCAAATCAATATAGTACAAATCTGGATAAACTCCAAGATCTTCGGATATATTTCCCGTTAACATGTTTCTATCAAGCCTCACTCTGTATAAGCTGGACCAGTTCTTGAAACTTTTCGGGATGGAGCCAATGAAATAATTGTCATTTGCTGTGAAATTTACAAGTAGTCCACCATTGCAAATTTCCTGAGGAAGATAGCCTGATAACATGTTGCTAGAAACGCCTAAATTCTGCAAGTTTGTAAGGTTGTTAGCTCTCCAGGAATAGAGCCATTGAGATAGTTTACGAACAGCCCTAACTTGAATAGCATTGTAAGCTTGCCTAATTGGGGTGGGATGAGGCCACTCAGTTGATTCATCTGGATATCTAACAAGGTGAGCTTGGTCAAGTTTCCTAAAGATGAAGGGATGGATCCATAAAATGAATTACTCAGAAGTGCTAAATAAGTCAAATTGGCCAGGTTTCCTATGGATGCTGGTATTGGACCAGTTAGGTTGTTAAATTGCAAGTGGAGCTGGTTAAGGGATTTAAGGTTCCCTACTTCTTGAGTGACTGTTCCAGAAAGTTGATTCCTCCACAGATATAGTAAGGTCAAGTTGCCCAAGCTCCATATAGAGGCAGGGATTGGACCTGTCAGGTTATTTTCACTCAAACCCAGCTCTTGGAAGTGACCTCAGTGATCCGATTTCATTTGGAATCGATTCATTTATGTCATTGTCATCCAGATAAAGTATGTTAAGACTTGTCAGAAGTCCTACTCGGATGGGATTCTTCCAAAGAATTGATTTGTAGCCAAATCAAGGTAGATGAGCTTAGAAAGATTACTTAAGCTCGAAGGAATGTTTCCATATAACAAGTTTGGCTTAGATTAAGGCTGAGGAAAGAAGGGAAGGATGAAAATCTGAAAGCATAGAGAGTACCTCTTAAACCAGTGCGAGAAAGGCTAATGTGTGTGATGCTTCTGAATTCATTGCAATCAATACCAGTCCAGTTGCAAGGACTATTTCCAACCCATGAAGACATAAGAGCTTGGTTTGGGTTGTCTAGGCTGGCCCTCCATTTAAGAAGAGCCTCTGCTTCTACTCTCTCTGCTGATACTGATGAAGGAGCTGTAAAAGATGCAGAAATTGCAACTTTGAAACAAAAAAAGAGACAAGGAACATGAAAACAGGGATGAACAACATTCGACATGAAATAATATTATGATAGAGCAATTTATCTACCAAACACACCATGATTTTCAGCTCTTAGGATTTTTAGTTGCAACGAAAGAATGGATACACACATGAATGTCACAGGTGCTGATTTGAGTAGAGGAGATTTTCAACATTAACTATTCATAATATCCCCATCTATAGAGGAATGACCACCACTCATCTATATTTCTTTGGCAATCCTCATTCCAAAGCTGTTTGTTTCTGTATGATGCTTTACTTGATGGATATATGTTGACTTCAAATTAGGGATGGCAATGGGTAGGGTAGGGTAGGGTACGGGGATCAAAATACCGTACCCATATCTTTTTACATTTCTCATCCCCGTACCCGTACCCGTCCTCGTATCCGTAATTAGATAATGGGGATTCCCCGTACCCATACCCATTAACAATTATGTATTAAATTAATTTTTTTTTAAAAAAAATACGAAATACAATTATATAAAAGTATGAAATTAAAATCAAATAGCAAAATAAATAAGTTTCATGCTTCAATCAAATAAAAATAAATACAAGTCTTGGTTAAAACAGAACAATACCGGTAAATTTCAATAAGAGAATAAAAATATATAATAAAAAAGAAGGTCCATTAAATGTTTATTAAGAGAATCACAAATTTTTTTACATAAATATTTATTTATAAATTATATATAAATATATATATAAATTTTATAATTATATATAATAATATTTTCATCCTTAATGGGTGGGGATGGGGACGAATATCTAAATACCATACCCGTCCGGTACCCGATTTAAGAATTCAAATACTGAGGATCCCCATCCCCGTTACCCGTTTATACCTTCCCCGTTAGGGTCGAATACCCGTTGGTACCCTACCCGCTGGGGATTATTGTCATCCCTACTTCAAATGAGCAAATTCCTATCCATGCCAATGATAGCACCTTGTCTTCTCTTATGTAAATCTAACCAGTTTCTTAAGAGTCCTTGTCCCTCAATATTAATAATTTGTTATCTGCCTTATCACTTCTTAAAGATAACCAAGAACGTTCTTTTCATAATCAAGTTTAAAAGGTTAACGTTTCTGTCTGTGTATTAGTCATCAGAAATCGACATGTTGAACATATAATAATTCCGACCAATAGCAACATTTTTCATTTTTCTTACTAGGATGATGTGATCACTACCAGTGTGAAATAATCCCATGTTGAAATGTATCTCAGCACTACTGGTCTTAGATAGAATCCCTCTACTTAACAGATACCGTACAGTGAGGGTAGTCAATTCTTTGCCTGCATCAAAATGAAGCATGGCGTGGCTCCGTAGCATATAGATACAATTTAGGATATTATGAATCAACCTCTATAACAATTATTAACAAAGATGAAAATCATCTAGTGAAGGATGGAATGGGCTGCTTGCATTCTGTAACCTACAATTGTTTTATGACTTTATCTTCCTTCTATTTATAATTTTATATCAACCTTTTCTTTTTCTTTTCCCTTCTAAGAAGCCATATTGTGTCAATTTACTTGATTAGCAAGGAACAGTGATCAAATTTCTCTCATTGCTTTGCTTCGAAATATAAAATGGCAAAACCATCAAAACCATTGGCACAGCTAGCTACAAGAAATTTTGGTTCTGAATAAATTAACATTCAACAATAGTTCTTACAGGGGTGATGGATGTTTCACACACTGCATGCCATCTGGCAACAACCTATGACTCATGGGTTTTAACCCTGTCCTAGACCAACTATTCACCAGGGCTGTTTCTAGTTTCCTCACCTGCAATTAACACCAGTGAAGTATTAGAGACGAATAGAGCAAATCATGGAATGTAACTGCAACATAAAAAGCATATATTACAGGGTCATTCATAACAATTAGCAACTACTAAAATCATTCATTCTTTTCTAACATCCTTTCCCAGCTTGCCAATGCCTAATACAAAAAAAACTCGACTAAGATGGTGGTCAATTTAAGATGGGTTACACATGATTGGAAGATTAATCCTGTTTGGTTGCCTTTTAGTTTGTAGTTGGTTATGATCCTCAAATGGAAGGGGGCAGAAACCTTCGTTGGGACACACACACATCTCAGGAAACTGAGGTATAAAATAAAATCCATCTACTTAGTGCTTTGGGTGTACTTATGGTCAAAGTTTTGTAAGGAGGAGACATTCTATAAGCTCAAAGTTTACTCTACTTCCTCTTTACTCTTTCACTTGGGGTTTTTCTTTTTGATTTATGGTTTGGTTTCCCTCCTTTTCTCCTTTATTCTCAGTTTGCCAAAACTTTGGTTTTTCCACCTTTGCTCTACAAGACAGTGTAAGAAGAATCTAAGCTTTACCAAAACCACAAGGATATAACCATGGAAAGATGGGACAGCTACACTTACTGACACCAAAAACTAGGCATTTGACAAACATAGTTTTATTGGATTGACTTTATCCAATTTGGGTAAAGAATCCATTTACACTAACAGCCTAATCACGTCCGTATGACATCTTTCATGTGTTTGAGAGAAAATACAGCAGCAATATCTAGAGTGCATGAAAGAAAACCAACCTGTCTAACGATGAATGGCTCCTCAGCAAGACTCAAAGGTCCGGTTAAGATAGTTAGAAAGCCATTTTGATTCCCATAGACAATATCAGTCAATGGTCGATCCCCCACCTACCAAAATACAAAAACAGCCCACAACAATGTTCAGTAATCCAGACAAAGATCAAACAAACAATACACCACGTCTATGAATTCTTGTCTTACCATTATAAGATGTGACGACTTACAACCAAAATGCTTCTCAATCTCTTCAGCTGTCCCAGCTGGTTTCTTCAACCCTGCAGCATAACACAAACTTATCCACATCAATTGCTATATAACCTACTGTCTCTAACACAATGTTTCACATACATAAACACGAAAAGCACAAAACATTGCAGCAAAACTATGCTAAAAAATTGGACAAACAAGCACTTACTATGCCTTATGACTTTAATTCCAATAGCACCTTCAAGCTCCCTAGCTTTCGAACCATCATGGTCATATTCATACAGCCCTAACAATCAAAACCAATCTCAAATCAACACCAAAACCCAGCAGTAAAAAACAAAAACTTGATCAAATGCAGCCAAAATTTACCAGCGGAGTTACTGAAGACCGCAATATCAGGCCCGAAAACCGATTTACACTGCTCCAAAGAAGACCCAAGAGGACCCCAAAGCGTCAAAGAGTAAGGCACAGTGAGAGTGTTGTCCTTATCAAACACAACGCCCTTGAACCCTCTTCTGTGAAGCTCAACCCAATCAATGTGCCGTATATCCGGCACCGAAACATGAGGCAGAGCCAAGTGCTGGTCCTTGGCGAGCACTCTAGCCGAAAACAGTATTGCCCCGAAGTTCAATCTCTGCCCCAATGCGGCTTTCAAGTCCGCCCACCACATGTTCGACGAAACTCCCCTGTCAACTTTATCTGTTTGATCTTCAAACGGGCTTTCCGGGCCTAATGGGCTTTCCGGGTCTTTGTTGTTGCTGGTGCTGGTGTCGTTGGAAGAGCTGAATTGGAGGAAGAGTGTGTCGTAGTGATATGGGTCGGATTCGGAATCGGAATCGGAATCGGAATCGTGGGTGGGTTTGTGGGTTTTGGGGAGGTCTGTGCGGCAAGGGTGGTGGGTGTGGGAGAGGGAGAGGGAGCAGTGGGAGGTGAAGTGGGTTTTGGGGTTTAGGGGGAAGGAGAGGGAGTTAGGGTTTTTGGGAGGATGAGGGTGGAAGAAGTGAGGAGAATGGTGGGGGAGAGCGTAAGGGCATTTGGGCAGCGGAGGTGAAGAGGTTGACTGCATTTCCAAGTTGCCTCTCTCTATCTCCTATTTTAAGTGTCGGTCTTTTTAGGGATGTGCGATCTTATGGATCCTCGACGTTGTGATTTGGTTAGCGACAAAGCCCAAAACTGTATGGGGAATCCAGAGCCACATCTTTGTTTTTTCATTATTTTTTTCTAATATATATTAAATAATAGGTAATATAAGTTGGTCAATTGTAAGTCGAGAGCTATGCATCTTTCGGAGTGCCCTTGAGAGATAAACCCTAGGGTTTTGTTGGCCGCGGTGGGATCTTAGGTCTCCGGATCGTGCAGGGGAAGCGGCAGCAACTGAAAGAGAGACCAGATTTGGCGACAATCCCTGATCTGCAATGGTTTCTCAGTTTGGCGACTTCAGTCGTGCTTTGTATCGGCCACGTGGCCGTGAGTGGGTCTTCCATCTGCGGGGCTTGTCAGTGGAGGGCGGTGGATATGTGTTGTCGAGTCAGGGTTGTGTGGGGTGATGGAGGCTTGCTCTTCGTCAGCTGTCTTTCGTTGCGGCAACGACTATTGTTGTTGACGAACGTTTTTATTTTTTTTTCAGGTCTGCAAGGTTCTCTTGACATCTGGTCTTGCTTGCCTAGTGTCAGCGGTGGCGCTTTGGTGAGCAACATATCGATGAATGCTAAGCTCGATTCAGGATGTCACTTTTCTGTCGGCTTCAGTTAACAAGATGATGGTGGGGTTGTTGTGGGAGTAGGGCCAGCCCCCGGAGGCTGAGAGGATGGAAGGAAAATTTTTGGTTTCTCTGTTGTGTTGCATGGGCCTTTGGGCCTGATAGGGGCCCGGTCCTATCCTAAAATTTAAGACTTAGGGTAAGGTCGAGTAGGGCTCGGGGTCAAAGTCAACAAAATTTAGGGCCGGGTAGGGTAGGGCCGAGGCTTGAATATGCAAGCCCTTACCCGTCCTAACGGCTCATTTCGTTAGGGTTAAAAGAGCGGGTAGGGCTAGCCCTTTAAATAGGGCTGAGATGGGCTAGTTCATTTTTTTACTTTCTTTTTCTTACAACTTAGCTCAATATTCCTCGATGATTATATTACTTATATGTAATACACTATATTTTGTAGTCATATTAACATACATGCATATACATTATACTTAACTTAGGACATCTATATATAAATATTAATCTAAGAGGTTA of the Fragaria vesca subsp. vesca linkage group LG6, FraVesHawaii_1.0, whole genome shotgun sequence genome contains:
- the LOC101312952 gene encoding probable LRR receptor-like serine/threonine-protein kinase At4g08850-like, which produces MLSGYLPQEICNGGLLVNFTANDNYFIGSIPKSFKNWSSLYRVRLDRNMLTGNISEDLGVYPDLYYIDLSYNSFYGEISPKWVRCQSLQSLKISNNRISGGIPPQLGESLPLRVLDLSSNYLVGNEVFLWKSGDLSNLEQLNLAADSLTGTIPEQLSGYSKLLNLNLSMNRFTENMPSEIGRLQYLQVLDLSHNLLRGEIKPQFAEMGNLEALNLSHNELSGSLPSTFDDMLSLTVVDISYNQLEGPLPNNKAFTEAPVEALGNNKGLCGNATGLKACSSTIRKGEEHNVNVI
- the LOC101303536 gene encoding probable leucine-rich repeat receptor-like protein kinase At1g35710-like codes for the protein MPGEVQTENLFSIWSYDGKLVYEDIIESTEEFDSQYCVGAGRHASVYKAELQTGQIVAVKKIHTLQDGSGVANLKEFESEIHALSEIRHRNIVKLYGFCRHPRHSFLVYQFLEGGSLEKLLHNDKEVVMFEWIARVNLVTSVADALAYMHHDCSPPIVHRDISSKNILLDLEYNAYISDFGTAKILKPNSSNWTSFAGTFGYTAPEFAYTMEVNEKCDVYSFGVLTLEVIMGKHPGDLMISVFSSSSPMSSTVLDTLLMNILDQRLPDLRGQVAEKLVFIAKLAFSCLQTNPQSRPTMQQVSQELSNQRPSLLPLRFDKITLAHLLDNSCIP
- the LOC101303827 gene encoding uncharacterized protein LOC101303827 — its product is MQSTSSPPLPKCPYALPHHSPHFFHPHPPKNPNSLSFPLNPKTHFTSHCSLSLSHTHHPCRTDLPKTHKPTHDSDSDSDSESDPYHYDTLFLQFSSSNDTSTSNNKDPESPLGPESPFEDQTDKVDRGVSSNMWWADLKAALGQRLNFGAILFSARVLAKDQHLALPHVSVPDIRHIDWVELHRRGFKGVVFDKDNTLTVPYSLTLWGPLGSSLEQCKSVFGPDIAVFSNSAGLYEYDHDGSKARELEGAIGIKVIRHRLKKPAGTAEEIEKHFGCKSSHLIMVGDRPLTDIVYGNQNGFLTILTGPLSLAEEPFIVRQVRKLETALVNSWSRTGLKPMSHRLLPDGMQCVKHPSPLCNFCIFYSSFISISRESRSRGSS